A single Pseudomonas sp. DC1.2 DNA region contains:
- a CDS encoding imelysin family protein, with product MFRPKLLFTSLAALALGACSPQDPQAVTSAAIAKQVILPTYSRWVEADRQLAVSALAFCEGKENLDTARADFLHAQKAWAELQPLLIGPLAEGNRSWQVQFWPDKKNLVGRQVEQLVTAQPQIDAAALAKSSVVVQGLSAYEYILFDSKVDMADATQKAKYCPLLTAIGERQKQLAEEILSRWNTNDGMLAQMSKFPNQRYADSHEAIADVLRVQVTALDTLKKKLGTPMGRQTKGIPQPFQADAWRSQSSLQGLEASLAAAQTVWAGVDNQGLRGLLPSAQKPLADKIDAAYTASLKLFASNQRSLTDMLGDDVGRQQLNDLYDSLNVVHRLHEGELAKALGIQLGFNANDGD from the coding sequence ATGTTCCGTCCCAAATTGTTGTTCACCAGCCTTGCAGCACTCGCCTTGGGTGCCTGCTCGCCCCAAGATCCGCAGGCCGTCACGTCAGCCGCCATCGCTAAACAAGTGATCCTGCCGACCTACAGCCGCTGGGTTGAAGCTGACCGTCAACTGGCCGTCAGCGCCCTGGCCTTCTGCGAAGGCAAGGAAAATCTCGACACCGCCCGCGCTGATTTCCTGCATGCACAGAAAGCCTGGGCCGAACTGCAACCGCTGCTGATCGGCCCGCTGGCCGAAGGCAACCGTTCGTGGCAGGTGCAGTTCTGGCCGGACAAGAAAAACCTCGTCGGCCGTCAGGTCGAGCAACTGGTCACCGCGCAGCCGCAGATCGATGCGGCGGCCCTCGCCAAATCGAGTGTGGTGGTACAAGGCCTGTCAGCCTACGAGTACATCCTGTTTGACAGCAAAGTCGACATGGCCGACGCCACCCAGAAAGCCAAATACTGCCCGCTGCTGACCGCCATCGGCGAACGGCAGAAGCAACTGGCCGAAGAGATCCTGTCGCGCTGGAATACCAACGACGGCATGCTCGCGCAGATGAGCAAGTTCCCGAACCAGCGCTACGCAGACTCCCACGAAGCGATTGCTGATGTGCTGCGGGTACAAGTCACCGCCCTGGACACCCTGAAGAAAAAACTCGGCACCCCAATGGGCCGCCAAACCAAGGGCATTCCACAGCCGTTCCAGGCAGATGCCTGGCGCAGCCAATCGTCGCTGCAAGGGCTGGAAGCCAGCCTGGCCGCAGCGCAAACCGTATGGGCAGGGGTCGATAACCAAGGCCTGCGCGGTCTGTTGCCAAGCGCGCAGAAACCGTTGGCCGACAAGATTGACGCCGCCTACACCGCGTCCCTGAAACTGTTCGCCAGCAACCAACGCTCGCTGACCGACATGCTCGGCGACGATGTTGGTCGCCAGCAACTCAACGATCTCTACGACAGCCTCAACGTCGTCCATCGCCTGCACGAAGGTGAGCTGGCCAAGGCGCTGGGCATCCAACTGGGCTTCAATGCCAACGACGGTGACTGA
- a CDS encoding DUF1513 domain-containing protein — MLRRQAVTLGSLLLGAVTLGGWRLFKQKDERPLLLSARDDTEGKHYAVGYRLDGSRVFATQVGQRCHDIINHPTLPIALFVARRPGTESYLIDLRDGTLLQTVTSQPNRHFYGHAVIHHSGDWLYATENDTTDPGRGLLGVYKFEGERLIHSGEITTHGVGPHQVSWMPDGETLVVANGGIRTEAESRVEMNLNAMEPSLVLMQRDGTLISKETLSQQMNSVRHLGIASDGTIVAGQQFMGAAHESSELLAIKRPGQPFVAFPVPEQQLQAMGHYTASVAVHSELRLIALTAPRGNRFFIWDLDTGEVRLDAPLPDCAGVGAVADGFVVTSGQGRCRFYDCRQTELVAKPLELPAGLWDNHLHLI; from the coding sequence ATGCTGCGACGCCAGGCTGTGACGTTAGGTAGTTTGCTGCTGGGCGCAGTGACGCTGGGCGGCTGGAGGCTGTTCAAGCAAAAGGACGAGCGCCCGTTACTGCTGTCGGCGCGCGACGATACCGAGGGCAAGCACTACGCGGTGGGTTATCGGCTGGACGGCAGCCGAGTGTTTGCCACCCAGGTCGGCCAACGCTGCCACGACATCATCAACCACCCGACGCTGCCAATCGCCCTGTTTGTCGCCCGCCGCCCCGGCACCGAGAGTTACCTGATCGACCTGCGCGACGGCACGCTCCTGCAAACGGTGACCTCGCAGCCGAACCGGCATTTTTACGGCCACGCGGTGATTCACCACAGCGGCGACTGGCTGTACGCCACCGAAAACGACACCACCGACCCAGGTCGCGGCCTGCTGGGTGTGTATAAGTTCGAAGGTGAGCGACTTATCCACAGCGGCGAAATCACGACCCACGGCGTTGGTCCACATCAGGTGTCGTGGATGCCCGACGGCGAAACCTTGGTGGTGGCCAATGGCGGGATTCGCACCGAGGCCGAAAGCCGGGTCGAAATGAACCTCAACGCCATGGAACCAAGCCTGGTGCTGATGCAACGGGACGGCACGCTGATAAGCAAGGAAACCCTCAGTCAACAGATGAACAGCGTGCGCCACCTTGGCATTGCCAGCGATGGCACCATCGTCGCCGGTCAGCAGTTCATGGGCGCTGCGCATGAATCCTCGGAGCTGTTGGCGATCAAGCGTCCGGGCCAGCCGTTTGTGGCGTTCCCGGTGCCCGAGCAGCAATTACAGGCCATGGGGCATTACACCGCCAGCGTCGCGGTACACAGCGAGTTGCGTCTGATCGCGTTGACCGCGCCTCGCGGCAACCGCTTTTTCATCTGGGACCTGGACACCGGCGAAGTGCGTCTGGATGCGCCACTTCCCGACTGCGCCGGGGTCGGCGCCGTGGCCGACGGGTTTGTCGTGACCTCGGGCCAGGGCCGATGCAGGTTTTACGATTGCCGCCAGACTGAGCTGGTCGCAAAACCACTGGAACTGCCCGCGGGGCTTTGGGACAACCACCTGCATTTGATCTGA
- a CDS encoding efflux RND transporter periplasmic adaptor subunit: protein MLRRRMLIMLGVVLLIVLALAGYKAFSIYTMIQGFAKPKPPISVAVANAVEQPWQARLPTVGTLKALQGVNLSLEVAGTVKDVLFESGQKIKAGQPLLQLDSAVESALLETAQADLGLAQLDFGRGSQLVDSRAISKGEYDRLSAQLQKNKATVNQLKASLAKKRIIAPFSGTIGIRQVDVGDYLASGTMIATLQDLSSLYVDFYVPEQSVPKIALGQVVQVSVSAYPTQSFPGAISAINPKVENSTRNVLVRATLSNPDGKLLPGMFASLQVLLPDPQQHVVVPESAITYTLYGNSLYVVAQKKAEDGTLQKDDKGQPILIAERRFIETGERRDGRVMITKGVQSGERVVTAGQIKLDNGTHIAISDDKTLTDKNSQPRTD from the coding sequence ATGCTGCGTCGCCGCATGCTGATCATGTTGGGTGTTGTCCTGCTAATCGTGCTGGCGCTTGCCGGTTACAAAGCTTTTTCGATTTACACGATGATTCAGGGGTTTGCCAAACCGAAACCACCGATCAGTGTGGCCGTGGCCAACGCTGTCGAGCAGCCGTGGCAAGCTCGTTTGCCGACCGTGGGCACACTCAAGGCGTTGCAAGGGGTGAACCTGAGCCTGGAAGTCGCTGGCACCGTCAAAGACGTGCTGTTCGAGTCCGGGCAGAAGATCAAGGCCGGGCAACCGCTGCTGCAACTGGACAGTGCCGTCGAAAGCGCCCTGCTCGAAACAGCCCAGGCCGACCTCGGTCTGGCCCAACTGGATTTCGGTCGTGGCAGTCAGTTGGTGGACAGCCGAGCCATTTCCAAAGGCGAGTACGACCGGCTCTCGGCGCAGTTGCAAAAGAATAAGGCGACGGTCAATCAACTCAAGGCGTCCCTGGCGAAGAAACGCATCATTGCGCCCTTTAGCGGCACCATCGGCATTCGTCAGGTGGATGTCGGCGACTACTTGGCCAGCGGCACGATGATTGCCACCCTGCAAGACCTCAGCAGTCTTTACGTCGACTTCTATGTCCCCGAGCAGTCGGTACCCAAGATCGCCTTGGGCCAAGTGGTTCAGGTCAGCGTCTCGGCGTACCCGACGCAGAGTTTCCCCGGCGCCATCAGCGCGATCAACCCGAAGGTCGAGAACAGCACCCGTAACGTGTTGGTGCGCGCGACGCTGTCCAACCCCGACGGCAAGCTCTTGCCCGGCATGTTCGCCAGCCTGCAAGTGCTGCTGCCGGACCCGCAGCAGCACGTCGTGGTGCCGGAAAGCGCGATCACCTACACCCTGTACGGCAACTCGTTGTATGTCGTGGCGCAGAAAAAAGCCGAGGACGGCACCCTTCAAAAAGATGACAAAGGCCAACCGATCCTGATCGCCGAGCGCCGCTTCATTGAAACCGGTGAACGCCGAGACGGACGGGTGATGATCACCAAAGGCGTGCAGAGCGGTGAGCGAGTGGTGACGGCCGGCCAGATCAAACTGGACAACGGCACCCACATTGCCATCAGCGACGACAAGACCCTGACCGATAAGAACAGCCAGCCACGCACTGACTGA